A region of Fusarium keratoplasticum isolate Fu6.1 chromosome 6, whole genome shotgun sequence DNA encodes the following proteins:
- a CDS encoding MFS domain-containing protein, with the protein MAFGVLDDGHLALPPGSSILSESKNAPAHSLNTVGVKKVGDIILDPQPSDSPNDPLNWPKATKNTIGILVSVISTTVIAMSAMLTPAIPIISHEFSVSVDTASTWTIGLLVFWTGFTASVTAAGSNVIGKRPFILGSILIMVITNTWGAFANSFASLAALRTLQGIASAPYETMVTALISDIFFLHERGRWLALWSLVISAGILIGQVLAGLIIDGMGYSATFGFSALVFGILLILSYFLLFETTYSKPRPTVGETPMPMKPIEVPSPPEQSYTRNETSRMGPGGLSKTLSTTLSIDASLYTSRFDDDVDLLKGNVERPEPYTRKLRIFRGRVSNANFFRDMLSPFQLMAYPAVLFGATINGFCTALAIGTGLLSTVLLTQPPYNLTPTFLGIVNIAPFVVGLIAAPLAGWMADAVAKSLARRNGGVFEPEFRIVLMAIGAPIFILSFIGFGESVARGHSLPVVLAWLGVQHAGFPFVIQAALSYVLDCHAHESNLAFVVIAFFKAIFSFIATSFLTGFMIKVGVRPFFFGVAGVTTAVLSLSLPVYVFGKKFRSFVSI; encoded by the exons ATGGCGTTTGGCGTTCTCGACGATGGCCATTTGGCACTACCCCCTGGGAGCTCTATTCTCAGCGAGTCCAAGAATGCGCCGGCGCATTCTCTCA ATACTGTGGGCGTGAAGAAGGTGGGCGATATCATCTTAGACCCGCAGCCCTCAGATAGTCCAAATGACCCATTGAATTG GCCCAAAGCAACAAAGAACACGATTGGCATCCTGGTATCAGTCATCTCCACCACCGTCATTGC CATGTCAGCCATGCTAACTCCcgccatccccatcatctcgcATGAGTTCTCTGTCAGCGTCGATACCGCCTCAACGTGGACAATTGGCTTGTTGGTTTTCTGGACTGGCTTCACTGCTTCAGTCACGGCGGCCGGATCAAACGTGATTGGGAAGAGACCTTTCATACTGGGTTCTATCCTGATCATGGTAATTACGAATACATGGGGTGCTTTTGCAAAC TCCTTCGCTTCGTTGGCAGCTCTGCGGACATTGCAGGGAATCGCTTCTGCGCCATATGAAACCATGGTCACTGCACTCATTTCcgacatcttcttcctccacgaGCGTGGCAGGTGGCTCGCGCTCTGGAGCCTGGTGATAAGTGCTGGAATTCTGATCGG TCAAGTCCTGGCTGGCCTCATCATTGACGGCATGGGCTACTCGGCCACGTTCGGCTTCAGTGCTCTAGTGTTTGGCATACTATTGATACTATCGtacttcctcctcttcgaAACAACGTACTCAAAGCCGAGGCCAACAGTCGGCGAAACACCGATGCCCATGAAGCCTATCGAGGTCCCTAGCCCACCGGAACAATCATACACCCGGAACGAAACCTCTCGAATGGGTCCTGGCGGGCTCAGCAAGACCTTGTCCACAACGCTCTCTATAGATGCATCTTTATACACGTCTCGATTTGACGATGATGTAGATCTGCTAAAGGGGAACGTTGAACGACCCGAGCCGTACACTCGAAAACTGCGCATTTTCCGCGGCCGCGTGTCCAACGCTAACTTTTTCCGCGACATGTTGAGCCCGTTCCAGCTGATGGCCTATCCAGCAGTGCTCTTCGGGGCCACCATCAACGGCTTCTGTACCGCTCTCGCGATTGGCACTGGCCTCTTGTCGACAGTCCTGCTAACGCAGCCTCCCTACAATCTCACTCCCACATtccttggcatcgtcaacatcgCTCCGTTCGTCGTCGGCCTCATCGCAGCTCCGTTGGCGGGCTGGATGGCAGACGCCGTCGCAAAGAGTTTGGCACGACGCAATGGCGGTGTGTTTGAGCCCGAGTTCCGCATAGTGCTCATGGCCATTGGTGCTCCGATAttcatcctctccttcatcggATTCGGCGAAAGTGTTGCACGAGGCCACTCTCTGCCCGTTGTGCTCGCGTGGCTGGGGGTGCAGCATGCCGGCTTCCCCTTCGTCATCCAGGCGGCGCTCTCCTATGTGCTAGACTGCCATGCTCACGAATCTAATCTAGCCTTCGTGGTGATTGCGTTTTTCAAGGCAATCTTTTCCTTCATTGCAACCTCGTTCCTGACCGGGTTCATGATCAAGGTCGGAGTACGGCCCTTTTTCTTTGGCGTTGCTGGCGTTACCACTGCAGTCTTGTCACTATCGCTCCCGGTCTATGTGTTTGGGAAGAAGTTCAGGAGCTTTGTGAGTATCTGA
- a CDS encoding Hydrolase-4 domain-containing protein yields MDPEASESFPAQNHHQFVLSSGASAHKWQCGSPRAILILQHGFGEYAERYIVSHSQLIPKLNTARFEVWALDLWGHGTSPGDRSIVDVEMAVKDHLEMRSRADSRGLPVFLFGHSLGGLITAASVAETSSYRTNGVILSSPALTEGLPLPVEYLVHLLAYFMPATQIPTPKASADDLCSDLEQARLAAEDESKYKGQISFLVASSALRVARRLWARCDQWTQPTLVTHGTSDSHAEFRLSERLVRDIASTDKTFHPVEGGYHELLNEERPEEIIKLLFDWLESHM; encoded by the coding sequence ATGGATCCCGAAGCATCCGAATCATTTCCGGCTCAGAATCATCACCAGTTTGTCCTATCTTCGGGAGCCTCGGCGCACAAATGGCAGTGTGGCTCCCCTCGGGCGATATTGATCCTACAACACGGATTTGGAGAATATGCTGAGCGCTACATCGTCTCCCATTCCCAGCTCATACCGAAACTGAACACAGCGAGATTCGAGGTCTGGGCACTCGATCTCTGGGGCCATGGAACATCTCCAGGGGATCGCAGCATCGTCGACGTGGAAATGGCGGTAAAGGATCACCTCGAGATGCGAAGCCGAGCTGATTCGCGAGGATTACCTGTTTTTCTCTTCGGACACTCTCTTGGGGGCCTCATTACCGCCGCGAGTGTGGCAGAAACCTCTTCATATCGCACAAACGGAGTTATTCTCTCAAGCCCGGCTCTAACGGAGGGTCTGCCGTTGCCTGTCGAGTATCTGGTTCATCTTCTGGCTTACTTTATGCCCGCTACGCAAATCCCCACGCCCAAGGCTTCTGCAGACGACTTGTGCAGTGACCTCGAACAAGCACGTCTAGCTGCCGAAGATGAATCCAAGTACAAAGGCCAAATTTCGTTCCTGGTCGCATCCAGCGCTCTGCGAGTGGCAAGGAGACTATGGGCAAGGTGTGACCAATGGACTCAGCCAACGCTCGTCACCCACGGCACCAGCGATTCGCACGCCGAGTTTAGGCTAAGTGAACGCCTAGTACGGGATATCGCATCGACGGACAAGACTTTTCACCCTGTGGAAGGGGGATATCACGAACTTCTGAACGAGGAGAGGCCCGAAGAGATTATCAAGCTCTTGTTTGACTGGTTGGAGAGTCACATGTAA
- a CDS encoding Lysozyme → MKLSLFTISALAASLVSAFPITGDDVRCRSGPGTSYAIKKTFKKGTNVKITCQTTGTNIKGNNIWDKVSEGCYVSDYYVKTGSSGFVTKKCPGTGGSCGAPKSNQATVNLIASFEGFRANIYKDAAGYPTVGYGHLCSNSRCTDVKYSIPLSQANGKKLLADDMAASIQKFEKCITAMVKSNVKLNKNQYGALVSWSFNNGCGAAQTSTLIKRLNKGEAPNTVISQELPKWVYAGGKKLNGLVRRRKAEVALAKKATTEKALPKSC, encoded by the exons ATGAAGCTGTCACTTTTTACCATCTCTGCCCTCGCTGCGTCTCTTGTGAGCGCCTTCCCCATCACCGGCGACGACGTCAGATGCCGCAGCGGCCCTGGAACCAGCTACGCCATCAAAAAGACGTTCAAGAAGGGCACCAATGTCAAGATCACGTGCCAGACAACGGGAACCAACATCAAGGGTAACAACATCTGGGACAAGGTTTCCGAAGGATGCTATGTCTCGGACTACTATGTCAAGACTGGCTCCAGCGGCTTTGTCACAAAGAAGTGTCCCGGCACTGGTGGTAGCTGCGGCGCGCCCAAGTCTAATCAAGCCACTGTGAACTTGATTGCTAGCTTTGAAGGTTTCCGAGCCAACATCT ACAAGGATGCAGCTGGCTACCCAACCGTGGGCTACGGTCACCTCTGCTCAAACTCCAGGTGCACCGACGTCAAGTATTCCATTCCTCTCTCTCAGGCCAACggcaagaagctccttgCAGATGACATGGCG GCATCCATCCAGAAATTCGAAAAGTGCATCACAGCCATGGTCAAGAGCAacgtcaagctcaacaagaaCCAGTACGGCGCCCTGGTCAGCTGGTCCTTCAACAACGGATGCGGTGCCGCTCAGACGTCCACCCTCATCAAGCGCCTCAACAAGGGCGAGGCTCCCAACACGGTGATTTCTCAAGAGCTTCCAAAGTGGGTTTATGCAGGAGGCAAGAAGCTGAACGGCCTTGTTCGTCGTCGCAAGGCAGAGGTtgctctggccaagaaggcgaCTACTGAGAAGGCTCTGCCCAAGAGCTGCTAG
- a CDS encoding TauD domain-containing protein — translation MASQVVVTPIAAPAGSAIDFGATVSNVDVENITDADFDVIREALFTHQVLVFKNQSHLSPKAQYEITQRFDPEATGSYGHGKTLDAKRSILHPDLKTVPHQPQVQVIGNGFVEDYEGLKNIQLRHPHHKTFHATVIPPEKDLDFTRFYRWHIDAALYGLAPPVVTSLLAVRVPGGRKQTLVYDDGSDEELTVPLGTTAFVSGYAMYDRLSPEDQKFVRTTKVEYAPHPYVWMSSAKSRSDGLGLVSEGKEVPVEDLPPVEEEKIQILPMCWRNPVTGQLALQIHPSAVRKLHLADGTVIDDLSEVRERVHQLQRPGIAPKLVYPHDWEQGDFVLFHNRGLIHSVVGAFAEDEVRLFRQCNIAGSQLPQGPVPVSAAA, via the exons ATGGCTTCACAAGTTGTCGTCACTCCTATCGCAGCTCCCGCCGGGTCAGCCATTGACTTTGGTGCCACTGTCTCAAATGTTGACGTTGAGAACATCACTG ATGCCGACTTTGACGTCATCCGTGAGGCCCTGTTCACGCATCaggtcctcgtcttcaagaACCAGAGCCATCTCTCTCCCAAGGCTCAGTATGAGATCACCCAGAGATTTGACCCCGAAGCTACGGGCTCTTATGGCCACGGCAAGACGTTGGACGCCAAGCGATCCATCCTtcacccagacctcaagacggTCCCACATCAGCCCCAGGTCCAGGTCATTGGCAATGGCTTCGTCGAGGACTACGAGGGTCTGAAGAACATCCAGCTGCGACATCCCCACCATAAGACCTTTCATGCGACCGTCATCCCCCCAGAGAAGGACCTTGACTTTACCCGCTTCTACAGGTGGCACATTGACGCCGCCTTGTATGGACTCGCCCCTCCTGTGGTGACGTCTCTCCTGGCCGTCCGTGTTCCTGGCGGGCGTAAGCAGACTCTGGTGTACGATGACGGCTCCGATGAGGAGCTGACTGTTCCTCTCGGTACCACGGCCTTTGTGTCGGGTTACGCCATGTACGACAGACTCTCGCCCGAAGATCAAAAGTTTGTCCGCACAACCAAGGTCGAGTACGCTCCCCATCCATACGTGTGGATGAGCAGTGCCAAGTCTCGCTCCGACGGTCTGGGCTTGGTCTCGGAAGGAAAGGAGGTCCCTGTTGAGGATCTGCCACCtgttgaagaggaaaagatccAGATCCTCCCCATGTGCTGGCGTAACCCCGTGACAGGGCAGCTTGCACTTCAGATCCACCCCTCAGCCGTTCGCAAGCTTCACCTCGCCGATGGCACAGTCATCGATGACCTCAGTGAGGTTCGCGAGCGCGTGCACCAGCTTCAGCGGCCGGGCATCGCTCCCAAGCTGGTGTACCCTCACGACTGGGAGCAGGGAGACTTTGTGCTCTTCCACAACCGAGGATTGATCCACTCGGTGGTCGGAGCGTTTGCAGAGGACGAGGTTCGTCTGTTCCGGCAATGCAACATTGCAGGAAGTCAGCTTCCTCAAGGACCAGTGCCAGTTTCGGCTGCTGCGTGA
- a CDS encoding MFS domain-containing protein, translating to MTASVLTTSAANHPDIDEKRHEKTFQDGTGDESTIDPSRSVSQSEIEWDPVVEAKARRKVDSSVLLLLVLGLLVFQLDRMNLASALTGGFAADIKVKQDTINLGNQLMFMGIVILEIPCNMALQRLGPRKWISAQVFIFGLVATMQVFVKNRAGFLVARLMLGLAEAGYIPGAVYTLSTWYTKRELAKRVSVLFFGMFGGNAISPILASGILKLDNARGIRGWQWLFLLEGLFTVVVSFILLGFLPGSPDVPRPLVGPGLVRFSQEEQETLQRRLERDDRIGKRPGVQGLAIDWKLVWKTVTHYRRWPHYVSTFAVFSTWSPLTTYTPSIIMALGFDRIAANALAAVGASLALPVVFGFAYLSDRTNRRGGAVVGAHICYLITLIVARQAHPHVGKWSRWGLWTAVNSFAVGYHPVHNSWVQLNCREAGERSIAIAMWVMSAISGLMVGTQYFQASDTPL from the exons ATGACGGCCTCTGTCCTTACCACTTCGGCCGCGAACCACCCCGacatcgacgagaagagacaTGAAAAGACATTTCAAGATGGGACAGGCGATGAATCAACAATTGACCCATCTCGGTCAGTCTCGCAGTCCGAGATAGAATGGGATCCCGTTGTGGAGGCTAAGGCGAGGAGAAA AGTGGACTCTTCGGTTCTACTCCTCCTAGTCCTTGGTCTGCTCGTCTTTCAACTGGATCGTATGAACCTTGCGAGTGCCCTCACCGGAGGCTTTGCCGCGGATATCAAGGTCAAACAAGACACCATCAACTTGGGAAACCAACTCATGTTTATGGGAATCGTCATCTTGGAAATCCCTTGCAACATGGCACTTCAACGG CTCGGCCCGCGCAAGTGGATTTCAGCCCAGGTCTTCATCTTTGGTCTGGTGGCTACCATGCAGGTCTTTGTTAAGAACCGAGCTGGATTCTTGGTTGCGCGTCTGATGCTGGGCCTTGCGGAGGCTGGGTACATTCCCGGCGCTGTTTATACCTTGTCGACGTGGTATACCAAGCGTGAGCTTGCCAAGAGAGTATCTGTACTCTTCTTTGGAATGTTTGGTGGTAACGCCATTAGTCCGATTTTGGCTTCTGGTATTCTGAAACTGGACAATGCCCGTGGCATCCGGGGATGGCAGTGGCTCTTCTTAC TTGAAGGTCTCTTTACAGTGGTTGTCTCTTTCATCTTGCTCGGCTTTCTCCCTGGAAGTCCCGATGTCCCTCGACCATTGGTTGGACCTGGTCTCGTGCGGTTCTCTCAAGAGGAACAGGAGACACTTCAGCGGAGACTCGAGAGGGATGACAGGATAGGCAAACGCCCGGGGGTCCAGGGACTGGCTATCGATTGGAAGCTGGTCTGGAAGACGGTGACACATTATCGTCGTTGGCCGCACTATGTCTCGACTTTTGCCGTCTTTTCAACCTGGTCGCCCTTGACGACTTACACGCCGTCGATCATCAT GGCTCTTGGGTTCGACCGCATCGCCGCAAATGCCCTCGCTGCCGTCGGTGCCTCACTGGCCCTCCCAGTTGTCTTCGGTTTTGCCTACCTAAGCGACCGAACGAACCGTCGAGGCGGCGCCGTCGTCGGAGCTCACATCTGCTACCTCATCACACTGATTGTAGCCCGACAGGCTCATCCTCATGTCGGCAAGTGGTCGAGATGGGGGCTCTGGACGGCCGTCAACAGCTTCGCTGTTGGATACCACCCTGTGCACAATTCTTGGGTTCAACTCAACTGTCGTGAGGCGGGTGAGAGAAGTATTGCTATTGC GATGTGGGTAATGTCAGCAATTAGCGGGCTGATGGTTGGCACCCAGTATTTCCAGGCGAGCGACACTCCATTGTAA
- a CDS encoding Pyr-redox-2 domain-containing protein, giving the protein MAKTVVILGAGWAGLPLAHKLLKYTVPKVPGLKVILISPNSHFFWNVAATRGIIPDAIPDDQLFLPIKPAFDQYPSESFEFVLGKADKINPAANSVQVSSEEGIRRDIVYDQLVIATGSRLTSNLPLKPIGSHKDTLSAWKDLKKRVGESISIVIAGAGATGIEVAGELAARYGQSKNITLVISGDQPLEGAHSSVRASVDKDLKSLGVKLTYRARVTETNDGQNGKQTELTLSNGSILTADLYLPLYGIKLNTGFLPHEFLDLDGNVKLDNKMRVTGTENIWGIGDIGNIDPKQLTITDNQIIHMAAALDATLTEQGSVKSYEPANKAMIFISLGKKHATGQIGNWKLFSFMVSFVKGRKLFVDTAEGYVGGKHLRHASM; this is encoded by the coding sequence ATGGCCAAGACGGTCGTCATTCTCggagctggctgggctggtctCCCCTTGGCTCATAAGCTTCTCAAGTACACGGTTCCCAAAGTCCCTGGCCTCAAGGTGATACTCATATCTCCAAACAgccacttcttctggaacGTTGCAGCTACACGTGGGATTATACCAGACGCCATCCCGGACGACCAACTTTTCCTACCCATCAAGCCTGCTTTTGACCAGTACCCTTCCGAGAGCTTCGAGTTTGTTCTCGGCAAAGCAGACAAGATCAACCCTGCGGCGAATTCTGTGCAGGTTTCTTCGGAAGAAGGAATTCGACGCGATATTGTGTATGATCAACTGGTCATTGCAACTGGATCTCGATTGACCAGCAACTTGCCGCTCAAGCCCATCGGAAGCCACAAAGACACCCTCTCGGCATGGAAAgacctgaagaagagagtTGGCGAGTCCATCTCGATTGTCATTGCAGGTGCTGGAGCTACCGGTATCGAGGTTGCAGGAGAGCTGGCAGCGAGATACGGACAGTCCAAGAATATCACTCTCGTGATAAGTGGTGACCAACCGTTGGAAGGGGCCCATTCTTCGGTTCGAGCGTCAGTGGATAAGGACCTCAAGAGTCTTGGCGTGAAGCTCACCTACAGAGCCCGTGTGACCGAGACAAACGACGGCCAAAATGGCAAACAGACGGAGCTCACGCTGTCGAATGGAAGCATCCTCACGGCGGACTTGTATCTCCCCCTTTATggcatcaagctcaacactGGATTTCTGCCTCATGagttcttggacttggacggGAATGTGAAGCTGGATAACAAGATGCGAGTCACTGGCACGGAAAACATCTGGGGTATTGGGGATATTGGCAACATCGATCCGAAACAACTCACGATTACCGACAACCAAATCATTCACATGGCGGCAGCACTGGACGCGACCTTGACCGAACAAGGTTCTGTGAAGTCTTATGAACCAGCAAACAAGGCGATGATCTTTATCTCTCTCGGTAAGAAACACGCCACGGGTCAGATCGGGAACTGGAAGCTTTTCTCCTTCATGGTGTCGTTTGTCAAGGGGAGGAAGCTTTTCGTTGATACAGCCGAGGGATACGTTGGAGGAAAGCACTTGAGGCATGCTTCGATGTAA
- a CDS encoding Fungal-trans domain-containing protein: MSSSDKQPSASDAGLKIWSCVICRRRKVRCDRRDPCSNCVKNNIECHFPVTGRIPRRNQNPGAYKSPAQKQSELLSRLRRLESVVTELAAQVEDGSQDPRAAIAPGPSGAASISSSETGPTPAGSEDPSVTESSLTTSSTSQQAGSEYDEEFGRLVVDKDGGLHVGNRFWSVFCGEVDNILQAVHDVAEYSGPSSDSIMPEPGLESGPSPLSHLGFVFGNADFAKALDGLNPMPSQMLFIWQAYVENVDPFIKVLHVPTVEKVVRELRGNFSSYGANMEALLFAISLAAITSMNEEAVSFNFNTPKSQLIQRYQFGTEQALARADFLVTKDIIVLQALVIYLSLLPHLGSKEKVWPMMGLVLRLAKSAGLHLDDTIHTRSQLEVETRRRLWWQICFVDSQSRRAEAPELSITSSSFDTSIPSNLDDIDLPNGAPSHLPVSHEKPTATTLCLIRCELWRLTQSLRDNITKSPGSHIELLNLTKTKIETKYLRHLQLDRPWDSFIKTMTTLFFSKVELLVRRQPSSQHSIKTSLEPVMNTLKSVHALKSNPSWANLPIDSCGNRLYTGVQAIMTFRALYTQLFPPTPPLTEDNVPSQRGKVFIVTGGNSGVGFELCKILYTTGATIYMTSRSEERAMNAIKQITSSEPAPANPGVLNFLHLDLNDLHSVRVSAAKFASQEAKLDVLWNNAGTGGYRVSPGAKTAQGLEAMVGMHCVATLLFTTLLLPQLRDAASGAARVVWTSSIVADQGSLPNGINFDTLSTGTPDRVLNYAVSKVGSWMLSRELARRHGSEGIISVAQNPGNVKGGSYEGTPAATMFLLNRFLLHPSKFGAYTELYAGLSPDITPGDNGAYIIPWGRIRPDAECPRRDIVHAMLTEEDGGLGYCSKLWDWCEEQWQA, encoded by the exons ATGTCATCTTCAGACAAACAACCTTCGGCCTCAGACGCAGGCCTCAAGATATGGAGCTGCGTCATCTGTCGTCGTCGCAAAGTCCGTTGCGACAGACGAGATCCATGCTCAAACTGCGTCAAGAACAACATTGAGTGTCACTTCCCAGTGACCGGTCGCATCCCTCGACGGAACCAGAATCCAGGTGCCTACAAGTCTCCGGCACAGAAGCAGTCGGAGCTTCTCAGTCGTCTTAGGCGTCTCGAGTCCGTTGTGACAGAGCTTGCAGCACAGGTTGAAGATGGTTCTCAGGATCCCAGGGCTGCGATAGCTCCAGGACCTTCTGGGGCAGCCAGCATCTCGAGCTCAGAGACAGGTCCAACACCGGCGGGATCTGAGGATCCTTCTGTGACCGAGTCTTCATTGACGACCTCCTCCACTAGCCAACAAGCTGGTAGTGAATATGATGAAGAGTTTGGTCGTCTAGTCGTTGACAAAGACGGCGGCCTCCACGTCGGAAATCGCTTCTGGTCCGTCTTTTGCGGCGAG GTGGACAACATCCTACAAGCAGTCCATGATGTTGCCGAGTACTCCGGGCCATCTAGCGACTCGATTATGCCAGAGCCTGGTCTTGAAAGTGGACCATCTCCTCTCAGCCATCTGGGCTTCGTCTTTGGCAatgccgactttgccaaggctcttgatggcctcaaccCCATGCCTTCTCAGATGTTGTTCATCTGGCAGGCATACGTTGAGAACGTAGACCCCTTCATCAAGGTCCTTCATGTTCCGACCGTCGAAAAGGTCGTCCGTGAATTAAGAGGCAACTTCAGTTCCTACGGTGCCAACATGGAGGCGTTGCTCTTCGCAATCTCACTCGCGGCGATTACATCCATGAACGAAGAAGCAGTGTCgttcaacttcaacacaCCAAAGTCCCAACTCATACAGCGGTATCAATTTGGAACTGAGCAGGCACTCGCACGTGCAGATTTTCTCGTCACCAAAGACATCATTGTCCTCCAAGCACTCGTTATTTACCTCTCCCTGCTTCCTCATCTAGGATCCAAGGAAAAGGTATGGCCAATGATGGGCCTAGTTCTAAGGCTTGCAAAGTCGGCTGGACTTCACCTCGACGATACTATACATACAAGGAGTCAACTGGAAGTGGAAACCAGGCGGCGCCTGTGGTGGCAGATCTGTTTCGTGGATTCCCAGAGTCGGAGGGCTGAGGCTCCTGAGCTGTCCATCACGTCGTCGTCCTTTGACACGAGTATACCCTCGAACTTGGACGATATCGACCTGCCTAACGGGGCGCCATCTCACTTGCCAGTATCCCATGAGAAGCCAACAGCTACAACACTTTGTCTCATCCGCTGCGAGCTGTGGCGACTGACCCAGTCGTTACGCGACAACATAACCAAGAGCCCAGGATCCCACAttgagcttctcaatctGACCAAGACAAAGATCGAGACCAAATATCTCCGCCACCTCCAGCTAGACAGGCCTTGGGATAGTTTCATCAAGACCATGACAacactcttcttctccaaagtcgagctcctcgtccgtCGACAACCCAGCTCACAGCACTCGATCAAGACGTCCCTAGAGCCAGTCATGAACACCCTCAAATCCGTCCATGCCCTCAAGTCAAACCCTTCCTGGGCGAA TTTGCCAATCGACTCTTGTGGTAACCGCTTATACACCGGTGTCCAGGCGATAATGACATTCCGCGCATTGTACACACAACTCTTCCCCCCAACACCGCCGCTCACCGAAGACAATGTTCCCTCACAACGCGGAAAGGTGTTTATTGTGACGGGTGGAAACTCAGGTGTTGGGTTCGAGTTGTGCAAGATCCTCTACACCACAGGGGCAACGATCTACATGACCTCCCGATCGGAG GAACGCGCAATGAATGCTATCAAGCAAATTACAAGTAGCGAACCAGCCCCTGCCAACCCCGGAGTGCTCAATTTCCTTCACCTGGACCTCAACGACCTCCACTCGGTCCGGGTCTCGGCAGCCAAGTTTGCcagccaagaggccaagCTCGACGTCCTCTGGAACAACGCCGGAACGGGCGGATACCGTGTCTCGCCAGGAGCCAAGACGGCCCAAGGCCTTGAGGCCATGGTGGGCATGCATTGCGTGGCCACGCTGCTCTTCACCACCCTCCTTTTACCGCAACTCCGTGACGCGGCGTCTGGGGCTGCGAGGGTTGTCTGGACGTCTAGTATCGTTGCGGATCAAGGATCACTACCCAATGGCATCAACTTTGATACCCTTTCAACAGGCACACCAGACCGTGTGCTCAACTACGCCGTCTCCAAAGTCGGCAGCTGGATGCTCAGCCGTGAACTGGCCCGTAGACACGGCAGCGAGGGCATCATCAGCGTCGCCCAGAACCCAGGCAACGTCAAGGGCGGTTCGTACGAGGGCACCCCAGCCGCGACCATgttcctcctcaaccggtTCCTGCTCCACCCTTCCAAGTTCGGGGCGTACACGGAGCTCTACGCCGGGCTGTCCCCCGACATCACTCCCGGCGACAACGGAGCCTACATCATCCCGTGGGGGCGGATCCGGCCGGACGCCGAGTGCCCACGCAGAGACATCGTTCACGCCATGTtgaccgaggaggacggcggGCTGGGATATTGTAGCAAGTTGTGGGACTGGTGCGAGGAGCAGTGGCAGGCATAG
- a CDS encoding TPT domain-containing protein yields MAVEQKPQVESRPPSRLKIALVVLFHSSCAIWSTILSKSALNGVEAPVTLLALQTTIQVLLLTVIGSFTGWVKLYRPTSAWVALLPLTVARLVGILAKTYCLASVNASVYQIARGLLLPFTLFLSLLVLRPRPYYPPLSLVGCAMVMAGFGTGMMADYSQMLTSGKGVLLGVGSSFTTAVESVVVKRFLGKSQEGMWQMVWMSNCMAVLFYIPLLPLSGELSTMSSLFSAETSDIGRQFLGSACLTGVSAFLLTIATFMQIEVTSPTTHMIVTAARGVAQSSLAVMLLGELLTADRAGSMALILSGSALYGWARDRYQQSKKPAAGSYQLLPNEEAQTGMDSKEAKEIKN; encoded by the exons ATGGCCGTCGAACAGAAGCCTCAGGTAGAGTCTCGTCCGCCGTCCAGACTAAAGATCGCCCTGGTGGTGCTTTTCCACTCGTCGTGCGCCATCTGGAGCAccatcctctccaagtcGGCTCTCAACGGCGTTGAGGCCCCCGTCACCCTGCTCGCTCTCCAGACCACCATCCAGGTCCTGCTCCTCACAGTCATTGGAAGCTTTACAGGATGGGTTAAGCTGTATCGCCCTACTTCG GCCTGGGTGgctctcctccccctcacGGTCGCTCGTCTCGTTGGAATCCTCGCAAAGACCTACTGCCTCGCCTCGGTCAACGCCTCCGTCTACCAGATCGCTCgtggtctcctcctcccgttCACGCTCTTCCTCTCGCTCCTGGTCCTCCGACCCCGCCCCTATTACCCGCCGCTGTCGCTGGTCGGCTGCgccatggtcatggccgGCTTCGGCACCGGTATGATGGCCGACTACAGCCAGATGCTCACCTCGGGCAAGGGTGTCCTCCTCGGAGTCGGTTCCAGCTTCACCACCGCCGTCGAatccgtcgtcgtcaagcGCTTCCTCGGCAAGAGCCAGGAGGGTATGTGGCAGATGGTCTGGATGTCCAACTGCATGGCCGTCCTGTTCTACATTCCTCTGCTGCCTCTCTCTGGTGAGCTCTCCACCATGAGCTCCCTCTTCTCCGCCGAGACCTCCGACATTGGCCGCCAGTTCCTCGGTTCAGCCTGCCTGACTGGTGTCTCGgccttcctcctcaccatcgCGACCTTTATGCAGATCGAGGTCACCAGCCCGACAACCCACATGATTGTCACGGCCGCCCGAGGTGTTGCTCAGAGCTCACTCGCCGTCATGCTCCTCGGCGAGCTCCTAACCGCCGACCGCGCCGGCAGCATGGCCCTCATCTTGAGCGGCAGTGCCCTCTACGGATGGGCCCGCGACCGATACCAGCAGTCCAAGAAGCCGGCGGCCGGGAGCTACCAGCTTCTCCCCAACGAGGAGGCGCAGACAGGGATGGACAGCAAGGAAGCCAAAGAAATCAAAAACTAA